Proteins from a single region of Bacteroidales bacterium:
- a CDS encoding GIY-YIG nuclease family protein, whose translation MYYVYVIQSENYGKRYTGFTKDLYNRINEHNNGNTKSIKPYIPYKLIYFETVENIALARTREKYLKSAAGRRFIKKINPDGSEARLNDFSRAGLQV comes from the coding sequence ATGTACTACGTTTACGTTATTCAAAGTGAAAATTACGGAAAAAGGTATACAGGGTTTACAAAAGACCTCTATAATAGAATTAATGAACATAACAACGGAAATACAAAATCAATAAAACCTTACATCCCTTACAAGTTAATATATTTTGAAACTGTCGAAAATATTGCTCTCGCAAGAACACGCGAAAAATATTTGAAAAGTGCTGCAGGAAGAAGATTTATTAAGAAAATCAATCCTGACGGATCAGAAGCCCGCCTGAACGACTTCAGTCGGGCAGGGTTGCAGGTTTGA